A window of Apium graveolens cultivar Ventura chromosome 8, ASM990537v1, whole genome shotgun sequence contains these coding sequences:
- the LOC141676584 gene encoding transcription factor MYB1-like, producing MGRSPCCSKVGLNRGVWTSDEDKILTDYVQLHGEGRWRNLPKRAGLKRCGKSCRLRWLNYLRPDIKRGNISDDEEDLIIRLHKLLGNRWSLIAGRLPGRTDNEIKNYWNTSLRKKAHGNYNTTSAPSPSKIPTKQNNMKKKKEKRKSQSKTANVDSKLPQTPSAQCTQILITSPKPDDLATNYELVQKITGSDKDKMNQNLTPNGSRETVSVNNNEPLNEPNNVSQLEPDIGSSDNVILSPGFSGLFGSDFYNHEDNNEIKSTSPSSSNEKSLTEMLEEFWNVENIIMEPNLGSPTDIHFASVSDCLGDWLL from the exons ATGGGGCGGAGCCCTTGTTGTTCGAAGGTAGGGTTGAACAGAGGAGTTTGGACTTCAGATGAAGACAAGATTTTAACTGATTATGTTCAACTCCATGGTGAAGGCCGATGGCGTAATCTCCCCAAAAGAGCAG GTTTGAAGAGATGCGGAAAGAGTTGCAGGCTGAGATGGTTGAATTATTTGAGACCGGATATTAAGAGGGGTAAcatttctgatgatgaagaagacCTCATCATTCGCCTTCACAAGCTGCTCGGCAACAG ATGGTCTCTAATTGCTGGTAGGCTACCAGGCCGAACAGATAATGAAATTAAGAACTATTGGAACACAAGTTTGAGGAAAAAGGCTCATGGTAATTATAACACTACCTCTGCCCCTTCTCCTTCAAAGATCCCTACTAAACAAAACaacatgaagaagaagaaggaaaagAGAAAGAGCCAGTCCAAAACTGCCAATGTCGATTCCAAACTGCCTCAGACTCCATCCGCACAATGCACCCAGATATTGATCACTAGTCCAAAACCAGATGATCTTGCTACTAATTATGAACTTGTACAAAAAATAACGGGATCTGACAAAGATAAGATGAACCAAAACCTTACCCCTAATGGGAGTAGAGAAACTGTTTCCGTGAATAATAATGAACCTCTAAACGAGCCAAACAATGTCAGTCAGCTCGAGCCTGACATCGGCTCCAGTGACAACGTAATTCTTAGCCCAGGTTTCTCTGGTTTATTTGGCTCTGATTTTTACAATCATGAAGACAATAATGAGATTAAAAGTACGTCACCTTCGTCTTCAAATGAGAAATCTTTGACGGAAATGTTGGAGGAATTTTGGAATGTAGAAAACATCATCATGGAACCAAATCTAGGTTCTCCTACTGACATACATTTCGCTTCTGTATCCGATTGCCTAGGAGATTGGCTGCTTTGA